Proteins encoded within one genomic window of Panicum virgatum strain AP13 chromosome 1N, P.virgatum_v5, whole genome shotgun sequence:
- the LOC120657707 gene encoding delta(24)-sterol reductase-like isoform X2: MDSSAAATTTMPRPVVRPKRKKVLVDYLVTFRWIPAIFVALPLSALIHLCIYIGGVLASIKSEERRRREHEENVAKVVRRLKQRDPKRDGLVCTARKPWVVVGMRNVDYKRARRFEVDLSAFHNILEIDTERMVARVEPLVSMGQLTKVTCPMNLSLAVAPEFDDLTVGGLINSYGISGSSHIYGLFSDTVVAMEVVLADGRVVRATKDNEHSDLFYGMPWSQGTIGFVVAAEIKLIRIKEYMRLTYTPVRGTLKEIAQAYADSFSFSFSSSSRDDAGGDSKKQQQVPDFVEGMVYSPSEGVMMTGVYATAEEAKKKGNRINRVGWWFKPWFYQYAQTALKRGEFVEYIPTREYYHRHTRSLYWEAKLIIPFADQFWFRFLLGWLMPPKITLLKITQGEAIRNYYHDNHVIQDVLVPLHKVGEVLEFGHRELEVYPVWLCPHRLFKAPVKAMVQPEPGFEQHPRQGDSSYAQMYTDVGFYYAPGAVLRGEEFDGAEAVRKLEQWLISNHGYQAQYAVSELSEKDFWRMFDPSHYDHCRRKYGAVGTFMSNYYKSKKGRKTDKEVREAEAEAIVEAAAAEADAAE, from the exons aTGGATTCGTCGGCAGCAGCAACGACGACGATGCCCCGGCCTGTGGTGCGACCCAAGAGGAAGAAGGTTCTGGTGGACTACCTGGTGACATTCCGATGGATCCCCGCCATCTTCGTGGCCCTTCCCCTCTCCGCTCTCATCCACCTCTGCATCTACATCGGCGGCGTGCTGGCCTCCATCAAGTCCGAGGAGCGCCGGCGCAGGGAGCACGAGGAGAACGTCGCCAAGGTCGTGAGGCGCCTCAAGCAGAGGGATCCCAAGAGGGACGGCCTCGTCTGCACGGCCAGGAAGCCATGGGTGGTGGTGGGGATGCGCAACGTCGACTACAAGCGCGCCCGCCGCTTCGAGGTCGACCTCTCCGCGTTCCACAACATCCTGGAGATCGACACCGAGAGGATGGTCGCCAGGGTGGAGCCCCTCGTCAGCATGGGCCAGCTCACCAAGGTCACCTGCCCCATGAACCTCTCCCTCGCCGTGGCCCCCGAGTTCGACGACCTCACCGTCGGCGGCCTCATCAACAGCTACGGCATCTCGGGGAGCTCGCACATCTACGGCCTCTTCTCCGACACGGTCGTGGCCATGGAGGTGGTCCTGGCGGATGGCCGGGTCGTGAGGGCCACCAAGGACAACGAGCACTCGGACCTCTTCTACGGCATGCCATGGTCGCAGGGCACCATCGGCTTCGTGGTCGCGGCGGAGATCAAGCTCATTCGCATCAAGGAGTACATGAGGCTGACCTACACTCCGGTGAGGGGGACGCTCAAGGAGATAGCGCAGGCCTACGCAgactccttctccttctcgttcagcagcagcagcagagacgATGCTGGTGGTGATTCCAAAAAGCAGCAGCAGGTCCCTGACTTCGTGGAAGGCATGGTGTACTCCCCCTCCGAAGGCGTGATGATGACCGGCGTGTACgccacggcggaggaggccaAGAAGAAGGGCAACCGGATCAACCGCGTGGGCTGGTGGTTCAAGCCCTGGTTCTACCAGTACGCCCAGACGGCTCTGAAGCGGGGCGAGTTCGTGGAGTACATCCCCACGAGGGAGTACTACCACCGGCACACCAGGTCCCTCTACTGGGAGGCCAAGCTCATCATCCCTTTCGCCGACCAGTTCTGGTTCAGGTTCCTGCTCGGCTGGCTCATGCCGCCCAAGATCACCTTGCTCAAGATCACCCAGGGGGAGGCCATCAGGAACTACTACCATGACAACCATGTCATCCAGGACGTGCTGGTGCCGCTGCACAAAGTCGGAGAAGTGCTCGAATTTGGGCACCGAGAACTGGAG GTCTACCCTGTTTGGCTCTGCCCTCATCGCCTGTTCAAGGCCCCCGTGAAGGCGATGGTGCAGCCGGAACCAGGGTTCGAGCAGCATCCCCGGCAGGGCGACAGCAGCTACGCCCAGATGTACACCGACGTGGGCTTCTACTACGCCCCCGGCGCCGTGCTGCGCGGCGAGGAGTTCGACGGCGCCGAGGCGGTGCGGAAGCTGGAGCAGTGGCTCATCAGCAACCACGGGTACCAGGCGCAGTACGCCGTGTCGGAGCTCAGCGAGAAGGACTTCTGGAGGATGTTCGACCCCTCCCACTACGACCACTGCCGCCGCAAGTACGGCGCCGTGGGCACCTTCATGAGCAACTACTACAAGTccaagaaggggaggaagacggacaaggaggtcagggaggcggaggcggaggccatcgtcgaagctgctgctgccgaggcagACGCCGCCGAATGA
- the LOC120657708 gene encoding delta(24)-sterol reductase-like isoform X3, with amino-acid sequence MADLQTPLVRRKRKKVLVDYLVQFRWILVIFVVLPFSALIYLNIYLGDMWSAMKSEKRRQKEHEENVDKVVKRLKQRNPKKDGLVCTARKPWIAVGMRNVDYKRARHFEVDLSAFRNILEIDKERMIAKVEPLVNMGQITRATCPMNLALAVVAELDDLTVGGLINCYGIEGSSHIYGLFSDTVIAMEVVLADGRVVRATKDNEYSDLFYGMPWSQGTLGFLVSAEIKLIPTKEYMRLTYTPVKGTLKEIAQAYADSFAPRDGNPAKIPDFVEGMVYSSSEGVIMTGVYATEEEAKKGNKINRVGWWFKPWFYQYAQAALKKGEFMEYIPTREYYHRHTRSLYWEGKLILPFGDQFWFRFLLGWLMPPKVSLLKLTQGEAIRNYYHDSHVIQDMLVPLYKVGEALEFVHREMEVYPLWLWLYKLPVKTMVYPDPGFELHQRQGDTSYAQMFTDIGVYYAPAAVLRGEEFNGAEAVHRLEPQWLIENHSYQPQYAVSELSERDFWRMFDASHYEHCRRKYGAVGTLMSVYYKSKKGNKTEKEVQEAEAAILEPGYAEEA; translated from the exons ATGGCAGATCTGCAGACCCCTCTGGTGCGGCGTAAGAGGAAGAAGGTTCTCGTGGACTACTTGGTTCAGTTCCGATGGATTCTTGTTATCTTTGTGGTCCTTCCATTCTCTGCGCTGATCTACCTCAACATCTATCTGGGAGATATGTGGTCTGCTATGAAGTCAGAGAAACGCCGGCAGAAGGAGCATGAGGAAAATGTAGACAAAGTTGTGAAGCGGCTTAAGCAGAGGAATCCAAAGAAGGATGGCCTTGTTTGCACCGCTAGGAAGCCGTGGATTGCTGTTGGTATGCGCAACGTGGACTACAAGCGCGCAAGGCATTTTGAGGTCGACCTTTCTGCATTCAGGAACATTCTTGAGATTGATAAAGAGAGGATGATCGCCAAGGTCGAGCCTCTGGTTAACATGGGACAGATAACTAGAGCCACCTGCCCGATGAATCTTGCCCTCGCTGTGGTTGCTGAGCTTGATGACCTTACTGTTGGTGGTTTGATCAACTGTTATGGAATCGAAGGGAGCTCTCACATTTATGGCCTGTTCTCTGACACGGTCATTGCCATGGAGGTTGTTCTAGCAGATGGCCGAGTTGTCAGAGCTACCAAGGACAACGAGTACTCTGACCTGTTCTATGGCATGCCATGGTCCCAGGGCACACTCGGGTTCCTAGTTTCTGCTGAAATCAAACTCATTCCCACCAAGGAATACATGAGGCTGACGTACACTCCTGTTAAGGGGACCTTGAAGGAAATTGCACAGGCTTATGCCGATTCTTTCGCTCCAAGAGATGGCAACCCTGCAAAGATACCTGACTTTGTAGAAGGGATGGTTTACTCATCCTCGGAGGGTGTGATAATGACCGGTGTGTATGCCACGGAAGAGGAGGCGAAGAAGGGCAACAAGATCAACCGTGTCGGGTGGTGGTTTAAGCCCTGGTTCTACCAGTATGCGCAGGCAGCTCTGAAGAAGGGCGAGTTCATGGAGTACATTCCTACAAGGGAGTACTACCACCGGCACACCAGGTCCCTATACTGGGAAGGGAAGCTGATCTTGCCATTCGGTGATCAGTTCTGGTTCAGGTTCCTGCTTGGGTGGCTGATGCCACCAAAGGTCTCCTTGCTCAAGTTGACCCAGGGAGAAGCTATCAGGAACTACTACCACGACAGCCATGTGATTCAAGATATGCTGGTGCCGCTGTACAAAGTAGGGGAGGCTCTCGAGTTTGTCCACCGTGAAATGGAG GTTTATCCCCTGTGGTTGTGGCTGTACAAGCTTCCGGTGAAGACGATGGTGTACCCAGATCCCGGGTTCGAGCTCCATCAGAGGCAAGGCGACACGAGCTACGCACAGATGTTCACCGACATCGGCGTGTACTACGCCCCTGCTGCTGTCCTGAGGGGCGAGGAGTTCAATGGCGCGGAGGCTGTGCATAGGCTGgagcca CAATGGCTGATCGAGAACCATAGCTACCAGCCGCAGTACGCTGTGTCGGAGCTGAGCGAGAGGGACTTTTGGAGGATGTTCGATGCGTCGCACTACGAGCACTGCCGCCGCAAATACGGTGCGGTGGGGACCTTGATGAGCGTCTACTACAAGTCGAAGAAGGGGAACAAGACAGAGAAGGAGGTGCAGGAGGCTGAAGCTGCCATCCTGGAGCCTGGGTATGCTGAGGAGGCCTGA
- the LOC120657708 gene encoding delta(24)-sterol reductase-like isoform X2, giving the protein MADLQTPLVRRKRKKVLVDYLVQFRWILVIFVVLPFSALIYLNIYLGDMWSAMKSEKRRQKEHEENVDKVVKRLKQRNPKKDGLVCTARKPWIAVGMRNVDYKRARHFEVDLSAFRNILEIDKERMIAKVEPLVNMGQITRATCPMNLALAVVAELDDLTVGGLINCYGIEGSSHIYGLFSDTVIAMEVVLADGRVVRATKDNEYSDLFYGMPWSQGTLGFLVSAEIKLIPTKEYMRLTYTPVKGTLKEIAQAYADSFAPRDGNKINRVGWWFKPWFYQYAQAALKKGEFMEYIPTREYYHRHTRSLYWEGKLILPFGDQFWFRFLLGWLMPPKVSLLKLTQGEAIRNYYHDSHVIQDMLVPLYKVGEALEFVHREMEVYPLWLWLYKLPVKTMVYPDPGFELHQRQGDTSYAQMFTDIGVYYAPAAVLRGEEFNGAEAVHRLEPVAEPGGAQAPPTTLASMEAPPTNFVEEEEGRRKF; this is encoded by the exons ATGGCAGATCTGCAGACCCCTCTGGTGCGGCGTAAGAGGAAGAAGGTTCTCGTGGACTACTTGGTTCAGTTCCGATGGATTCTTGTTATCTTTGTGGTCCTTCCATTCTCTGCGCTGATCTACCTCAACATCTATCTGGGAGATATGTGGTCTGCTATGAAGTCAGAGAAACGCCGGCAGAAGGAGCATGAGGAAAATGTAGACAAAGTTGTGAAGCGGCTTAAGCAGAGGAATCCAAAGAAGGATGGCCTTGTTTGCACCGCTAGGAAGCCGTGGATTGCTGTTGGTATGCGCAACGTGGACTACAAGCGCGCAAGGCATTTTGAGGTCGACCTTTCTGCATTCAGGAACATTCTTGAGATTGATAAAGAGAGGATGATCGCCAAGGTCGAGCCTCTGGTTAACATGGGACAGATAACTAGAGCCACCTGCCCGATGAATCTTGCCCTCGCTGTGGTTGCTGAGCTTGATGACCTTACTGTTGGTGGTTTGATCAACTGTTATGGAATCGAAGGGAGCTCTCACATTTATGGCCTGTTCTCTGACACGGTCATTGCCATGGAGGTTGTTCTAGCAGATGGCCGAGTTGTCAGAGCTACCAAGGACAACGAGTACTCTGACCTGTTCTATGGCATGCCATGGTCCCAGGGCACACTCGGGTTCCTAGTTTCTGCTGAAATCAAACTCATTCCCACCAAGGAATACATGAGGCTGACGTACACTCCTGTTAAGGGGACCTTGAAGGAAATTGCACAGGCTTATGCCGATTCTTTCGCTCCAAGAGAT GGCAACAAGATCAACCGTGTCGGGTGGTGGTTTAAGCCCTGGTTCTACCAGTATGCGCAGGCAGCTCTGAAGAAGGGCGAGTTCATGGAGTACATTCCTACAAGGGAGTACTACCACCGGCACACCAGGTCCCTATACTGGGAAGGGAAGCTGATCTTGCCATTCGGTGATCAGTTCTGGTTCAGGTTCCTGCTTGGGTGGCTGATGCCACCAAAGGTCTCCTTGCTCAAGTTGACCCAGGGAGAAGCTATCAGGAACTACTACCACGACAGCCATGTGATTCAAGATATGCTGGTGCCGCTGTACAAAGTAGGGGAGGCTCTCGAGTTTGTCCACCGTGAAATGGAG GTTTATCCCCTGTGGTTGTGGCTGTACAAGCTTCCGGTGAAGACGATGGTGTACCCAGATCCCGGGTTCGAGCTCCATCAGAGGCAAGGCGACACGAGCTACGCACAGATGTTCACCGACATCGGCGTGTACTACGCCCCTGCTGCTGTCCTGAGGGGCGAGGAGTTCAATGGCGCGGAGGCTGTGCATAGGCTGgagccagtggcggagccagggggTGCTCAAGCCCCCCCTACCACCTTGGCTTCCATGGAAGCCCCCCCTACAAATtttgtggaggaagaagaaggaaggagaaaattttga
- the LOC120657708 gene encoding delta(24)-sterol reductase-like isoform X1, producing MADLQTPLVRRKRKKVLVDYLVQFRWILVIFVVLPFSALIYLNIYLGDMWSAMKSEKRRQKEHEENVDKVVKRLKQRNPKKDGLVCTARKPWIAVGMRNVDYKRARHFEVDLSAFRNILEIDKERMIAKVEPLVNMGQITRATCPMNLALAVVAELDDLTVGGLINCYGIEGSSHIYGLFSDTVIAMEVVLADGRVVRATKDNEYSDLFYGMPWSQGTLGFLVSAEIKLIPTKEYMRLTYTPVKGTLKEIAQAYADSFAPRDGNPAKIPDFVEGMVYSSSEGVIMTGVYATEEEAKKGNKINRVGWWFKPWFYQYAQAALKKGEFMEYIPTREYYHRHTRSLYWEGKLILPFGDQFWFRFLLGWLMPPKVSLLKLTQGEAIRNYYHDSHVIQDMLVPLYKVGEALEFVHREMEVYPLWLWLYKLPVKTMVYPDPGFELHQRQGDTSYAQMFTDIGVYYAPAAVLRGEEFNGAEAVHRLEPVAEPGGAQAPPTTLASMEAPPTNFVEEEEGRRKF from the exons ATGGCAGATCTGCAGACCCCTCTGGTGCGGCGTAAGAGGAAGAAGGTTCTCGTGGACTACTTGGTTCAGTTCCGATGGATTCTTGTTATCTTTGTGGTCCTTCCATTCTCTGCGCTGATCTACCTCAACATCTATCTGGGAGATATGTGGTCTGCTATGAAGTCAGAGAAACGCCGGCAGAAGGAGCATGAGGAAAATGTAGACAAAGTTGTGAAGCGGCTTAAGCAGAGGAATCCAAAGAAGGATGGCCTTGTTTGCACCGCTAGGAAGCCGTGGATTGCTGTTGGTATGCGCAACGTGGACTACAAGCGCGCAAGGCATTTTGAGGTCGACCTTTCTGCATTCAGGAACATTCTTGAGATTGATAAAGAGAGGATGATCGCCAAGGTCGAGCCTCTGGTTAACATGGGACAGATAACTAGAGCCACCTGCCCGATGAATCTTGCCCTCGCTGTGGTTGCTGAGCTTGATGACCTTACTGTTGGTGGTTTGATCAACTGTTATGGAATCGAAGGGAGCTCTCACATTTATGGCCTGTTCTCTGACACGGTCATTGCCATGGAGGTTGTTCTAGCAGATGGCCGAGTTGTCAGAGCTACCAAGGACAACGAGTACTCTGACCTGTTCTATGGCATGCCATGGTCCCAGGGCACACTCGGGTTCCTAGTTTCTGCTGAAATCAAACTCATTCCCACCAAGGAATACATGAGGCTGACGTACACTCCTGTTAAGGGGACCTTGAAGGAAATTGCACAGGCTTATGCCGATTCTTTCGCTCCAAGAGATGGCAACCCTGCAAAGATACCTGACTTTGTAGAAGGGATGGTTTACTCATCCTCGGAGGGTGTGATAATGACCGGTGTGTATGCCACGGAAGAGGAGGCGAAGAAGGGCAACAAGATCAACCGTGTCGGGTGGTGGTTTAAGCCCTGGTTCTACCAGTATGCGCAGGCAGCTCTGAAGAAGGGCGAGTTCATGGAGTACATTCCTACAAGGGAGTACTACCACCGGCACACCAGGTCCCTATACTGGGAAGGGAAGCTGATCTTGCCATTCGGTGATCAGTTCTGGTTCAGGTTCCTGCTTGGGTGGCTGATGCCACCAAAGGTCTCCTTGCTCAAGTTGACCCAGGGAGAAGCTATCAGGAACTACTACCACGACAGCCATGTGATTCAAGATATGCTGGTGCCGCTGTACAAAGTAGGGGAGGCTCTCGAGTTTGTCCACCGTGAAATGGAG GTTTATCCCCTGTGGTTGTGGCTGTACAAGCTTCCGGTGAAGACGATGGTGTACCCAGATCCCGGGTTCGAGCTCCATCAGAGGCAAGGCGACACGAGCTACGCACAGATGTTCACCGACATCGGCGTGTACTACGCCCCTGCTGCTGTCCTGAGGGGCGAGGAGTTCAATGGCGCGGAGGCTGTGCATAGGCTGgagccagtggcggagccagggggTGCTCAAGCCCCCCCTACCACCTTGGCTTCCATGGAAGCCCCCCCTACAAATtttgtggaggaagaagaaggaaggagaaaattttga
- the LOC120657707 gene encoding delta(24)-sterol reductase-like isoform X1, with the protein MTSSSSRHMDSSAAATTTMPRPVVRPKRKKVLVDYLVTFRWIPAIFVALPLSALIHLCIYIGGVLASIKSEERRRREHEENVAKVVRRLKQRDPKRDGLVCTARKPWVVVGMRNVDYKRARRFEVDLSAFHNILEIDTERMVARVEPLVSMGQLTKVTCPMNLSLAVAPEFDDLTVGGLINSYGISGSSHIYGLFSDTVVAMEVVLADGRVVRATKDNEHSDLFYGMPWSQGTIGFVVAAEIKLIRIKEYMRLTYTPVRGTLKEIAQAYADSFSFSFSSSSRDDAGGDSKKQQQVPDFVEGMVYSPSEGVMMTGVYATAEEAKKKGNRINRVGWWFKPWFYQYAQTALKRGEFVEYIPTREYYHRHTRSLYWEAKLIIPFADQFWFRFLLGWLMPPKITLLKITQGEAIRNYYHDNHVIQDVLVPLHKVGEVLEFGHRELEVYPVWLCPHRLFKAPVKAMVQPEPGFEQHPRQGDSSYAQMYTDVGFYYAPGAVLRGEEFDGAEAVRKLEQWLISNHGYQAQYAVSELSEKDFWRMFDPSHYDHCRRKYGAVGTFMSNYYKSKKGRKTDKEVREAEAEAIVEAAAAEADAAE; encoded by the exons ATGA ctagcagcagcagcaggcataTGGATTCGTCGGCAGCAGCAACGACGACGATGCCCCGGCCTGTGGTGCGACCCAAGAGGAAGAAGGTTCTGGTGGACTACCTGGTGACATTCCGATGGATCCCCGCCATCTTCGTGGCCCTTCCCCTCTCCGCTCTCATCCACCTCTGCATCTACATCGGCGGCGTGCTGGCCTCCATCAAGTCCGAGGAGCGCCGGCGCAGGGAGCACGAGGAGAACGTCGCCAAGGTCGTGAGGCGCCTCAAGCAGAGGGATCCCAAGAGGGACGGCCTCGTCTGCACGGCCAGGAAGCCATGGGTGGTGGTGGGGATGCGCAACGTCGACTACAAGCGCGCCCGCCGCTTCGAGGTCGACCTCTCCGCGTTCCACAACATCCTGGAGATCGACACCGAGAGGATGGTCGCCAGGGTGGAGCCCCTCGTCAGCATGGGCCAGCTCACCAAGGTCACCTGCCCCATGAACCTCTCCCTCGCCGTGGCCCCCGAGTTCGACGACCTCACCGTCGGCGGCCTCATCAACAGCTACGGCATCTCGGGGAGCTCGCACATCTACGGCCTCTTCTCCGACACGGTCGTGGCCATGGAGGTGGTCCTGGCGGATGGCCGGGTCGTGAGGGCCACCAAGGACAACGAGCACTCGGACCTCTTCTACGGCATGCCATGGTCGCAGGGCACCATCGGCTTCGTGGTCGCGGCGGAGATCAAGCTCATTCGCATCAAGGAGTACATGAGGCTGACCTACACTCCGGTGAGGGGGACGCTCAAGGAGATAGCGCAGGCCTACGCAgactccttctccttctcgttcagcagcagcagcagagacgATGCTGGTGGTGATTCCAAAAAGCAGCAGCAGGTCCCTGACTTCGTGGAAGGCATGGTGTACTCCCCCTCCGAAGGCGTGATGATGACCGGCGTGTACgccacggcggaggaggccaAGAAGAAGGGCAACCGGATCAACCGCGTGGGCTGGTGGTTCAAGCCCTGGTTCTACCAGTACGCCCAGACGGCTCTGAAGCGGGGCGAGTTCGTGGAGTACATCCCCACGAGGGAGTACTACCACCGGCACACCAGGTCCCTCTACTGGGAGGCCAAGCTCATCATCCCTTTCGCCGACCAGTTCTGGTTCAGGTTCCTGCTCGGCTGGCTCATGCCGCCCAAGATCACCTTGCTCAAGATCACCCAGGGGGAGGCCATCAGGAACTACTACCATGACAACCATGTCATCCAGGACGTGCTGGTGCCGCTGCACAAAGTCGGAGAAGTGCTCGAATTTGGGCACCGAGAACTGGAG GTCTACCCTGTTTGGCTCTGCCCTCATCGCCTGTTCAAGGCCCCCGTGAAGGCGATGGTGCAGCCGGAACCAGGGTTCGAGCAGCATCCCCGGCAGGGCGACAGCAGCTACGCCCAGATGTACACCGACGTGGGCTTCTACTACGCCCCCGGCGCCGTGCTGCGCGGCGAGGAGTTCGACGGCGCCGAGGCGGTGCGGAAGCTGGAGCAGTGGCTCATCAGCAACCACGGGTACCAGGCGCAGTACGCCGTGTCGGAGCTCAGCGAGAAGGACTTCTGGAGGATGTTCGACCCCTCCCACTACGACCACTGCCGCCGCAAGTACGGCGCCGTGGGCACCTTCATGAGCAACTACTACAAGTccaagaaggggaggaagacggacaaggaggtcagggaggcggaggcggaggccatcgtcgaagctgctgctgccgaggcagACGCCGCCGAATGA